The genomic segment AATCAGGTTGGATATGGCAATCCCTAAAGCCTTTCCATTCACCTGTTAAAGCGTGATCACAGTATTTCTCAGGTAATGGCTTGTCATTAATCAGAAAATACAACGCCTCAATTAATGAGGAGGATAAAGACTCAACCGCACATTTTTTATAGTCACGTTTAAAAGCATTACTATACTCAATCTCTCGCATTGAGTTGCTCCATTAAATCCGCAATACTATTTGCTGAATGTAGCTTTTCCTCGCCATTCTTAACAGCCCTTAATACTTCTGCTGTCT from the Mannheimia haemolytica genome contains:
- the yafQ gene encoding mRNA interferase YafQ; the encoded protein is MREIEYSNAFKRDYKKCAVESLSSSLIEALYFLINDKPLPEKYCDHALTGEWKGFRDCHIQPDLVLIYRKVEDDKLELLRIGSHSHLFG